The proteins below are encoded in one region of Flammeovirga kamogawensis:
- a CDS encoding NADPH-dependent FMN reductase, whose translation MKKIITFGASNSKESINSTLATFVARQIEDIKYEVLDLNDFEMPIYSIDREKSSGIPTLATVFKEKIKEADGIVISFAEHNGIFSSAYKNIYDWVSRIDQNVWDNKPMFLLATSPGQRGGSSVLNFASTMYKYANTNTVISFSLPSFYENFDVNKGIKDDSLSTQFQQQLTLFTQALKTEKEVII comes from the coding sequence ATGAAGAAAATAATCACATTTGGAGCAAGTAATAGTAAAGAGTCCATCAACTCAACACTAGCCACTTTTGTCGCAAGACAAATAGAAGACATCAAGTATGAAGTCTTGGATTTAAACGATTTTGAAATGCCTATCTATAGCATTGATCGTGAAAAATCTTCTGGTATTCCTACGTTGGCAACTGTCTTTAAAGAGAAAATAAAAGAAGCAGATGGGATTGTGATTTCCTTTGCAGAACACAATGGTATTTTCTCATCGGCTTATAAGAATATTTATGATTGGGTCTCTCGTATTGATCAAAATGTTTGGGATAATAAACCAATGTTTTTGTTAGCAACATCTCCTGGACAGAGAGGTGGAAGTTCTGTTTTAAACTTTGCATCTACTATGTATAAGTACGCCAATACAAACACTGTTATTAGTTTTTCTTTACCCTCATTCTACGAAAATTTTGATGTGAATAAGGGAATAAAGGACGACAGTCTTAGTACACAATTTCAGCAACAGCTTACACTTTTTACACAAGCACTTAAAACAGAAAAAGAGGTAATAATTTAA
- a CDS encoding PCMD domain-containing protein codes for MIKKQISTSILFFLLLTSCINNDVPYPYTFGEILSFQLEEQEGAAIISVDEQTIEVRVPYGTDKSHLSILDIEVTEGAVLTPPINQVSDFTDDVFFNVAIYEDFIWKVNVIESDFDAIISSFVIEGQVSSEIDIIAKVVNVEIPSYMDKSNLVVDTLTYIPDEVMVYPAINELTDFSEVVTLNFEGIEWSINVNYVNEGIEKIGDQVLYSDFNTWYYGGRDPEESDENRKFFIPGTSFSSTPWRTGDVGAADLIISTGVRTVYPYPSAENYEYTVLKTTSMLGVIAAGSLYTGKIKGSGIATVTTDFGIPFTDRPKSFKTSIQYLPKEYGNGLDNCDIYVLLQVREGEGENTKHYRLATGWFRSATIMNDFEEIEIPLLYGNHNDLKPYMMPSTNNNEMPEHGFADISSTPTHIIVVYSSSYDGANFNGGIGSELRVKEFELNY; via the coding sequence ATGATAAAGAAACAAATATCAACTTCGATTCTGTTCTTCCTCCTTTTAACCTCTTGTATTAATAATGATGTTCCGTATCCTTATACTTTTGGTGAAATTTTATCTTTTCAGTTAGAAGAACAAGAGGGGGCTGCAATTATTTCTGTAGATGAACAAACTATAGAAGTACGTGTTCCGTATGGTACAGATAAATCTCACCTTTCAATTTTAGACATTGAGGTGACCGAAGGAGCAGTATTAACTCCACCTATAAATCAAGTGAGTGACTTTACTGATGATGTATTTTTTAATGTAGCTATTTATGAAGACTTTATTTGGAAAGTGAATGTAATAGAATCAGATTTTGATGCAATAATTTCTTCTTTTGTAATTGAAGGACAGGTATCGTCAGAAATTGATATTATTGCAAAAGTAGTTAACGTAGAAATTCCTTCTTATATGGATAAATCTAATTTGGTAGTTGACACATTAACATACATACCTGATGAAGTAATGGTGTATCCTGCAATAAATGAGTTAACTGATTTTTCTGAAGTAGTTACACTAAATTTTGAAGGGATTGAATGGTCAATTAATGTGAATTATGTGAACGAAGGGATTGAGAAAATTGGAGATCAGGTACTCTATTCTGATTTTAACACATGGTATTATGGAGGAAGAGACCCTGAAGAATCAGACGAAAATAGAAAGTTTTTTATACCCGGAACATCTTTTTCGTCAACACCTTGGAGAACGGGCGATGTTGGTGCTGCCGACTTAATTATTTCAACAGGAGTAAGAACAGTTTACCCGTATCCTTCTGCAGAAAACTATGAATATACAGTTTTAAAAACAACCTCTATGTTGGGAGTTATTGCTGCCGGATCTTTGTATACAGGAAAAATTAAAGGAAGTGGGATAGCTACGGTTACAACAGATTTTGGAATCCCTTTTACCGACCGTCCAAAGAGCTTTAAAACATCAATACAGTACCTTCCTAAAGAATATGGAAATGGTTTAGACAATTGTGATATATATGTTTTATTACAAGTGAGAGAGGGTGAAGGCGAAAATACAAAACACTATCGTTTGGCAACAGGATGGTTTAGAAGTGCAACTATAATGAATGATTTTGAAGAAATTGAAATTCCTTTATTGTATGGAAATCATAATGACTTAAAGCCTTATATGATGCCATCTACTAACAATAATGAAATGCCAGAACATGGTTTTGCTGATATTTCGTCTACTCCTACACATATTATAGTGGTATATTCATCAAGTTACGATGGTGCAAATTTTAATGGGGGAATTGGAAGTGAATTAAGAGTTAAAGAATTTGAATTGAACTATTAA
- a CDS encoding InlB B-repeat-containing protein, with translation MNKRFANLIFLFLIVLSTACNQKETDELLNTYTVTFNTNGGPEIEDQDIIGGNKLEEPTSPEKTGHEFINWLKGDEIYNFETPVTEDFELQATWEKVEITYTATFSFNNGKEDSTALVIEDSLLILPPTPLKDGYVFKEWQLEGDTYDFKTPVKKDVTLTVLWEKLHTITFNFDNGLKDSVITIENNSLVVLPQVPLKDGYLFKEWQYNGTAYDFSTKITADKTLKAIYDEVIDQFVVTFDKQNGEQNVALVVDENTPVTEPTPPTYDGHQFLGWTENGIDLFDFNTPIVKATTLTATWKVVIEAGETTVNYASISRTDFENWTEGEHKLVKATVNYLGRGWAWGTEVYIVDPDNNSSKDFYSHSNYGMFTFPNKFNKGDATDGSSFIFNLVKGVYMSSPQVGFAYLSDDTTPNGDKAYDGSKWNAPMVYGIEYFDEVVRGNIKEVTYSDVDGFQLLVGNDVRITFPNLTANDVATYEAMIGENKFIYTTIENGIHKSINDHNGDAQIFNQLIIQ, from the coding sequence ATGAACAAACGCTTCGCTAACCTAATTTTTTTATTTTTAATTGTTCTTAGTACTGCCTGTAATCAAAAAGAAACTGATGAGTTACTTAATACTTACACAGTTACTTTTAATACAAATGGTGGACCTGAAATAGAAGATCAAGACATTATTGGGGGCAATAAACTAGAAGAACCTACATCACCAGAAAAAACTGGACACGAGTTTATCAATTGGCTAAAGGGAGATGAGATCTATAATTTTGAGACGCCCGTTACAGAAGATTTTGAACTCCAAGCAACTTGGGAGAAAGTTGAAATAACTTATACCGCTACATTTTCTTTTAACAATGGAAAAGAAGATTCTACAGCATTAGTTATTGAAGATTCTCTTTTAATACTCCCTCCTACTCCTCTAAAAGATGGTTACGTTTTTAAAGAATGGCAATTAGAGGGAGACACTTATGATTTTAAAACACCTGTAAAAAAAGATGTTACATTAACTGTACTTTGGGAAAAGCTACATACAATAACCTTCAATTTTGATAATGGATTAAAGGATAGTGTTATCACTATAGAAAATAATAGCCTTGTAGTGTTGCCTCAAGTTCCTTTAAAAGATGGATACCTATTTAAAGAGTGGCAATACAATGGTACTGCATATGATTTTAGTACAAAAATAACCGCTGATAAAACGCTTAAGGCTATCTATGATGAAGTTATTGATCAGTTTGTAGTTACTTTTGATAAACAAAATGGCGAGCAAAATGTAGCTTTAGTAGTTGATGAAAATACTCCTGTTACAGAACCAACTCCTCCTACTTATGATGGACACCAATTCTTAGGGTGGACAGAAAATGGAATAGATCTTTTCGATTTCAATACACCAATTGTAAAAGCAACTACCTTAACTGCCACTTGGAAAGTTGTTATTGAAGCTGGAGAAACTACTGTTAACTATGCTTCAATCTCAAGAACAGATTTTGAAAATTGGACAGAAGGAGAACATAAATTAGTAAAAGCAACTGTAAATTATCTTGGCCGCGGATGGGCATGGGGAACAGAAGTTTATATTGTAGATCCAGACAATAATAGCTCTAAAGATTTCTATAGCCATAGTAATTATGGAATGTTTACTTTCCCTAATAAATTCAATAAAGGTGACGCTACAGATGGTTCTTCTTTCATCTTTAACCTGGTTAAAGGAGTTTACATGTCATCTCCTCAAGTAGGTTTTGCATATTTATCTGATGATACAACACCTAACGGAGATAAAGCTTATGATGGATCAAAATGGAATGCTCCAATGGTTTATGGTATCGAATATTTTGATGAAGTTGTAAGAGGAAATATCAAAGAAGTTACTTATTCTGATGTAGATGGATTCCAATTATTGGTGGGTAACGATGTTCGCATCACTTTCCCAAATTTAACAGCAAATGATGTAGCCACTTATGAAGCAATGATTGGCGAAAATAAATTTATCTACACAACTATTGAAAATGGTATCCATAAATCTATCAATGATCATAATGGAGATGCTCAAATTTTTAATCAGTTGATTATTCAATAA
- a CDS encoding RNA 2'-phosphotransferase: MENDKQLKHISKFLSLVLRHKPETINIQLDENGWAEVDELIEKSNRKGVQFNRATLHHVVETNVKKRFAFNDSLDKIRASQGHSLQVELGYKNQKPPEILFHGTGEQSKQSILKKGLIRKARQHVHLSSDITTAKMVGQRHGKPFIFKVAALEMYNDNFAFFISENGVWLTDNVPSKYLRTE; this comes from the coding sequence ATGGAAAACGATAAACAACTAAAACACATAAGTAAATTTTTAAGCTTAGTATTAAGACACAAACCAGAAACAATAAATATTCAGTTAGACGAAAATGGATGGGCAGAGGTAGATGAACTAATTGAAAAATCGAATAGGAAAGGAGTTCAATTTAATAGAGCAACTTTACATCATGTTGTTGAAACCAATGTAAAAAAGAGGTTTGCTTTTAACGACTCTCTAGATAAAATTAGAGCAAGTCAAGGACATTCGTTACAGGTTGAATTAGGTTATAAAAATCAAAAGCCACCAGAAATACTATTTCACGGGACAGGTGAACAGTCAAAACAATCGATTTTAAAGAAAGGTTTGATAAGAAAAGCTCGACAGCATGTTCATTTAAGTAGTGATATTACTACAGCAAAAATGGTAGGGCAGAGGCATGGTAAACCATTTATATTTAAGGTAGCTGCATTAGAAATGTATAATGATAACTTTGCGTTTTTTATTTCTGAAAACGGAGTATGGTTAACGGATAATGTTCCATCAAAGTACTTAAGAACTGAATAA
- a CDS encoding AraC family transcriptional regulator: MMENDEIKYFESNKLGKGLPYAITSFANLTTTNDIFVPSLRDFHVVFFIKKGRGTYLVDFKEYSFQPNTLILLSKDQLHHFNYFTDQEVELASVTFNPEFIYRNETDLQHLFQFISSSHELGTQVLSIPSFAQTQIENIFRELQTVYSEWSVAYQSKAFYHWLCLLLIQVEMMQKGQSEEQPIVDEHQKNAITFKQLIEKHYKTEFKVEFYTEQLNIPLKALSKVSQSLYKMTPKALINERRLLEIKRQLRGTSKSAKSIAYDLNFGEPTNMFKFFRKHVGQSPNAFREQSK, from the coding sequence ATGATGGAAAATGATGAGATAAAATATTTTGAGTCTAATAAGCTAGGTAAAGGCTTGCCTTATGCTATTACCTCTTTTGCTAATCTTACCACAACAAATGATATCTTCGTTCCATCATTGCGCGATTTTCATGTGGTATTTTTCATAAAGAAAGGCAGAGGAACTTATCTTGTCGATTTTAAAGAGTATTCTTTCCAACCGAATACACTTATTTTGTTATCTAAAGATCAGTTGCATCATTTTAATTACTTTACTGACCAAGAAGTAGAATTGGCTTCGGTAACCTTTAACCCTGAGTTTATATATAGGAATGAGACGGATTTACAACATCTTTTTCAATTTATTTCGTCCTCTCATGAACTTGGTACACAGGTTTTATCAATTCCATCATTTGCACAAACTCAGATAGAAAATATCTTTAGGGAGTTACAAACGGTGTATTCTGAGTGGAGTGTTGCGTATCAATCAAAAGCATTTTACCATTGGTTGTGTCTTTTACTAATACAAGTAGAAATGATGCAAAAAGGACAATCAGAAGAACAACCTATTGTAGACGAACATCAGAAAAATGCCATCACTTTTAAACAACTGATAGAAAAGCATTATAAAACGGAGTTTAAGGTAGAATTTTATACAGAACAACTTAATATTCCATTGAAAGCATTATCCAAGGTAAGCCAGAGTCTTTATAAAATGACCCCAAAAGCACTTATTAATGAACGCCGTTTATTAGAAATTAAAAGACAGTTACGTGGAACAAGTAAATCTGCAAAATCTATTGCTTACGATTTAAATTTTGGCGAACCTACCAATATGTTTAAGTTTTTTAGAAAGCATGTAGGACAATCACCTAATGCGTTTCGAGAGCAATCGAAGTAA
- a CDS encoding DUF481 domain-containing protein translates to MKFFYIVLIFFLGAAESYAISDTLKLAANVALMGSKQTGNLNQVGLTSEFGMHLSSVKTSTTMNVTYSYLNVEDITVLNDFWSNADFRFHQEHKVYPLVAMFYGFAHSYRINHALVTGAGAGWTPVKKSDKKLLELSAFVGYMNFEFQTEQAHKSSALGTIATFKTPINEAVYFEWNLKTYHSFTDSEYWGANNNISLVVNLVKELNLRVSHNWLYNDKTVPMVKKVNTLLLVGVQYNFKN, encoded by the coding sequence ATGAAATTTTTTTATATCGTATTGATATTCTTTTTAGGAGCCGCAGAAAGCTATGCTATTTCTGACACGCTTAAATTAGCTGCTAATGTGGCTCTTATGGGAAGTAAACAAACAGGTAACCTTAATCAGGTAGGACTTACTTCTGAGTTTGGAATGCATTTATCTAGTGTAAAAACGAGTACTACCATGAATGTTACTTACAGTTATCTTAATGTGGAAGATATTACTGTTTTGAATGACTTTTGGTCGAATGCAGATTTCCGTTTTCATCAAGAACATAAAGTTTATCCACTAGTTGCCATGTTTTATGGTTTTGCACACTCATACAGAATTAATCATGCGTTGGTTACAGGTGCAGGAGCGGGATGGACTCCCGTAAAAAAATCGGATAAAAAATTATTGGAGCTTTCTGCTTTTGTAGGATATATGAATTTTGAATTTCAAACTGAACAAGCACATAAAAGTAGTGCTTTAGGAACTATTGCTACTTTTAAAACTCCTATCAACGAAGCAGTGTATTTTGAGTGGAATTTAAAAACATATCACTCCTTTACAGATAGCGAATATTGGGGGGCAAATAACAATATTTCGTTGGTTGTAAACTTGGTAAAAGAACTCAATTTAAGAGTAAGTCATAATTGGCTTTATAACGATAAAACAGTCCCTATGGTAAAAAAAGTAAATACTTTACTACTTGTAGGCGTACAATATAACTTTAAAAATTAA